AAACGCCGGACTCGAATAGCTTATTAAAAGTCGACGGCAATTTATTCTTAGTCACGCATTATGAATACGATTGGTTGTTATCCGACGGCGCAGATGCGTATAAAGTACCCGGTTGGTACACCCGCATGCCGATGTCCATGACCGTAACGGGTTTAAATCAAGCCAGCAACGGCACGCTCAGCGTTAAATCACAAAAACCGATTGATTTTGCAGGGGTTAATGGTTTGTGGATTCCTTGCTTTGGTTCACAAACACCGTGGAATACGCACTTAGGTTCTGAAGAAGATTACGACTTACAATACAACCCGTTAACCAGTAGCTATAGCACGACTAGCGCGGGCTTAAAGGCGTTAAACGAGGTGTATTACGCTAATCAGGTAACCGCTAACCCTTATCATTATGGCTTTGTGCCAGAGGTAACGGTAAAAGCGGACGGCAGCACCACGGTGGTTAAACACTATTCAATGGGGCGGATTACCCGCGAAATGGCCAAAATCATGCCGGATAACAAAACCGTCTATTCCGGCGATGACGGCACACACGGCGTTATGCTGATGTATATTGCGGATAAAGCATCTGACTTATCGGCTGGCACGATTTACGCCGCCAAATGGACACAAACCAGCGCAGACAACGGCGGTCAAGCCAATCTGAAATGGGTAAAATTAGGTCAGGGCACCGATGCTGAAATCAAAGCCTTAGCCGATACAGCTACTTTCAATAATATCTTTGATGCAGTTGCCCCTGTAAATGGTCAATGTACAGCAGGTTATACGCGGGTGCGTGCTGGTTCAACGGCTGATGAATGTTTAAAAGTACGTGCGGGTCGTGAAAAAGCTGCTGCGTTCTTAGAAACCCGTCGTTATGCTGCATTGAAAGGCGCGACCACTGAATTCACCAAAATGGAAGGCGTGGCAGTCAATGCCAAAGATAAACGCCTATATGTGGCGATGTCGTCGATTCGTGACAGCATGACCAGCAGTGCGGGCGAACCTGCCGATGATATTAAACTCAGCAAGTTGTCATCCGGTGCAACCTATACCGCCGATTTAAGCAGTGGTCAAACTGATAGCAGTGGCGCGGCGATGCCTTCCGATTATGTTGCTAGCAAAATGTATGTCGAACCTGCTTTATTGGGTGAAGATATAACCGCCGATGTGTTAGGCAATACGGCTAACCCTGATAAAATTGCCAATACCGATAATATTTTCTTCTCTGAAAAAATGCGTACCTTATTCATTGGTGAAGATTCCGGTATGCATGTGAATAACTTTGTATGGGCGTATAACGTCGATACTAAGCAATTAACTCGGATTTTAAGTGCAGTGGCGGGGGCAGAAAATACTGGCTTACAAGTTTTAGAGGA
This DNA window, taken from Candidatus Thiocaldithrix dubininis, encodes the following:
- a CDS encoding DUF839 domain-containing protein — encoded protein: MHVFKTSLITAAVMVALSACSNGDDNTSSVTPSPSVKSVSFSATPAPSTADKMQVTHSSSVATVTYSDNTTKSFPLSYQKLFGVKDKVGGNPNAAGQLYDYSMSPINDPYGMPVIAETPDSNSLLKVDGNLFLVTHYEYDWLLSDGADAYKVPGWYTRMPMSMTVTGLNQASNGTLSVKSQKPIDFAGVNGLWIPCFGSQTPWNTHLGSEEDYDLQYNPLTSSYSTTSAGLKALNEVYYANQVTANPYHYGFVPEVTVKADGSTTVVKHYSMGRITREMAKIMPDNKTVYSGDDGTHGVMLMYIADKASDLSAGTIYAAKWTQTSADNGGQANLKWVKLGQGTDAEIKALADTATFNNIFDAVAPVNGQCTAGYTRVRAGSTADECLKVRAGREKAAAFLETRRYAALKGATTEFTKMEGVAVNAKDKRLYVAMSSIRDSMTSSAGEPADDIKLSKLSSGATYTADLSSGQTDSSGAAMPSDYVASKMYVEPALLGEDITADVLGNTANPDKIANTDNIFFSEKMRTLFIGEDSGMHVNNFVWAYNVDTKQLTRILSAVAGAENTGLQVLEDLNGHAYIMSNSQHHGDWSMGKNAEVDTALAAIDKFDANVGYIGGLPAIK